ATGACAtgtatgatagtagaggggcattatattttctggtctgtgcgtccgtccgtctgttcattCGTTCATCCATTTTTCTGTCTGCCTGTCCTGCTTCAGGGTTAAGGTTTTGGTTATGGTTTTGGATGaaactgaagtccaatcaacttgaaacttagtacacatgttctctatgatatgatctttctaattgtaatgccaaattagaggtttataccccaatttcacggtcaactgaacaaagaaaatgatagttcgAGTGGGGCATCAAtgtactaaggacacattcttgtctATTTGTAGTCTAATGTGTATATTTATAGATCTGGGTGTTGATGAGGATGATGAAGAGCCTGTACCCTTGCCTAATGTAAATGCTGGTATCCTAAAAAAAGTTATTCAATGGTGCACATACCACAAAGACGACCCACCACCTCAGgaagatgatgaaaacaaagaaaaacgcACAGATGATATTTGTTCCTGGGACGCTGAATTTCTAAAAGTTGATCAAGGGACATTATTTGAATTAATATTGGTAATTTAACATTTGCATATTCAGCAGTTCTataatcagtcaggggacttactgaaataaatgatttttaaatcacttatttgagtagcaaattcaaagttttgtcacaaattgggattttgtagtttttttcaaaattttaaacacataggtttaaataatatcttttaattagtaaaattgaaaaaatgaactttttgcttcttttaagtagcaaggtttatgcctttgatgctatcatttagctgaaaattctattttagttgaaatgctataataatggctttacataatgaactaatactttcttaacagatttttcccagcagtggagtatttttcctgtaaagttcaaggttttaTCTTTcatattatgtaataaaattgtactgttcgcgataaaaattttactgttcgggggtgttgaaattagtgggggttattaaaataatgatacttaaataagtgatttttgggaaggaaattgaggtatgatacttaaacaagtgattttaatgtcattatcctagattcagtacaaggtcatcacctgaaatgacctggtcatcctagacaacacagatgttggttctgataagtttagaaacataattagtccctggatcatttgtattctatatttaaagctacaataagaTTAAATCaccttcttctagtgattaatttgtactacttaaataggtgattattaaagaaagacaactcttacttccaacttttatggaaataatgttacttaaaccagtgatttagaaaattatTCATTTTAGTAAGTCCCCTGCAGGCCTGGGTccattacattgcaatgtaatgcattacattacaattactttgtgatTCTTCcatttcaattacaattacaattacattttttctcacatgtaatgcattacattacaattactttgcctgtgtaatgcattacattacaattactttgcctgtgtaatgcattacattacacattactttttcaatataaaaaacaaaaagcatTTCAAAAACAGAGgtatatgtacatatgtatacaGTGTTAGGTACATAGAGTTCAAATACTGGTTAATTAATATGTCCATTGCACTTTATCATCATAAGTAGTTTAAATGTGATGCCATTAAGAGAACAGCGATCAGTTCTGTACACCTTTCTGGCGATACTTAAAAGCCTTTCTACAGGAGCTTATGTGTGGGAAATGGCTAAATACTTGATAGCTGTATTAGCCAAAGAAGAAAGGCACACTGAATTTGACTTCCATTATTCCAGTGCATTGATTGAAATTTCTTCACATGGCTCAGACAAGTAGATGTCAACATCATGTACTGCACCGTACCTGTTTCTATACCCTTTGATTGAGTAGTAGGAGGCATGAAACTGAAAAAGTCACTTTCAAGTTTCTTAGGTggtggtaaaaaataaataaattatcatataattttgtttctaaCATTGATCACTTAATCATTAAGACATCATTAAGGATTTCAAAGGGATATAATAAATGTGTCATTAAAGGATTATCTTGTGAAATGCCTAAGGGTTCTGTGAGGACAAACATAAGTTGAGAAGAtttgattgcaataaaaacattGTGATATTAAATTAGGTGAAATAACAACACAGACAGGACCCAAACCACAGTTTGGTTTAAAAATGTTCtttgatatattcaatatttcattgaaatacatgtaagGTGTGTATAGAATTATGAAATTTTcctcttcatatttttttcattgatctatatagttttgtttgataatttttttataagatttttcatAGACCATCAAACACCAAAATATTCCCAtatcatattaaacaaatatcagaaaCCAAGATCAAAGACTtgatattttttaccattttaaatTTCTTACCTTAATGTGTGTTTTAAAGAttgatgtaatttatttaatacagtaattaattttattccatactttcttttgtttttgttaatattttatttttattatacaatattcttcaattttatctattttaccaatttgtaatgaaaagtaaTGTACTGTAATGGAGGCATTACATCAATTTTTAACTAAAGTAatcattacattacatgtaattgtaatgcaGAAAATGTGCATTACAAATTACTTTGCATTACAtccaaaaaatgtaatattacaatgcattacaattacaaattaccATTACCCCAGGCCTGGTCCCCTGACTGATAATTGGGAGAAAATGtgtaataaaaaaagtttatcaataatctatatttataatgACAACCTTTTCATAATTAGAAATTGTTTATTTGGGCTACAgtagaaattaaataaaatatcatttcaaAGACCAAGGCTTTACTACTCTGGGATGGTGTCAGTTCAGTTGAAATGTGTAATTGAAATGTGTAACCAAACTTCAAACAAATTTTGCAAGCTGTCTGAAGTAATTAAGTTGAAATGCATTTCTAGAATACcatgtaaatatatttctctaattctatcaagatttatccttttcctgacatgttgattttttttttatttaatcaacctGTGATTTATTGATATCAGTTCTTCATTGGGCAAAGTTTGATTATGACGttgaattttcttgctttcctctgaatttcaaTTATTATGCAAATTTCTTATTACAGGCAGCTAATTATTTAGACATTAAAGGATTGTTAGATGTCACATGTAAAACAGTTGCAAATATGATCAAAGGAAAATCACCTGAAGAAATTAGGAAAACATTTAATATAAAGAATGATTTCACTCCCGCTGAAGAAGAAcaggtttgttttaaaaaaaacaacattttatgagGACAATATCAGATCGACTAATTACCCCAAGTTATGCTCTCTTATATcagtcagggatataactctatagggttattacaggaaaataacatacatttgttattgtggactaaagaatcaaagaactgtgataacatatgtatgttacatgtttcaaagggacaatataaatttatcattagtttagttaaaatgtataaaagttctattgatattacttttttctATGTATACTTAACTATTTAAAGATATAACAGTTCATAGTTTGCCAATTTTGCATAGTaacacctatatattttttttacagaaaaaaatatgcctgtaataaCTAAAGGGTGTTATCACAGCTTCTCTATATCACTTCAAAGCATTTGCTCAGACATACATCATGCTTTTAATTACAATGTagtttaatttattgtaagaaataatgacCAGAGCATGTAACATTTGAGGTTCTGCGCAAGTTTCTCAGTAATTCCCAAGTGTCCCTTAATAGCCTCGACTCATGGATTTACCATGGTCCATCAAAAATGtgttaatataattaaaaaattagttatcaagactatgcatttagtttctgcgCAAAGTCTCAAGAGTTCCGTAGAGCccactataaatgaaataattttacaaataacaagcatatgttattacagatttagaaaattcaAGGTGAAAGTATCTGTAATAACACACACAAGTTATTTCCTggaataaccctatagagttatatctctgAGTGTATATCAATTTCTGTATTAAAATTTGTAATCGACTGATTAGattatgcccctttaaaaatggaaaaaatgctgatttttttttcttttctttaaccttagtttgcctcaaccaaatgttatgaatcttattcacaatgcttatcaCCGCAAAACACagatcagaaattattgcaaggtttttattattgacAATATTGCAACTGAAAGAGTATTGCAATGAAAGGAAGTGACATTTTGATATCTGACGCATATATCCTTctgcaaattttccttaaattAGTATGATTAATCTGGCTTTTTTGTCCATTAtacaaaaattgcaataataaatgaacacattaatttctgaagttacagtatttgattttaaataattgaTTCCTTGCCACAGGTTAgctattttaaatgtatgatatacaaataagaaaatatggAATGATTGCCATTAGACAACTCCCCACCAGATATCAAATGAATTTTAAGTTAAGCTTTATAGATCACCACGCtttcttcaacaatgatcaaaacctgTAATGTGAagaaaacttaaaacttaaaaaatcaaCTAAAAGAATAACCATTGATTTACAGTACACACAGAGAGGATGTAATCTCAAACTCTCAACACTGATTCTGGTGTAACACAGTGTCACACTGTGAAACACTGTTTTCCCTCCCAGAAAAATCAAGTAATTACTCCCATCTGGAAGGGTTTTGTGACCTGTTGATTGCaggtaaaagtaataaaaatcaaCGAAGCATGACTGCATGGTCTGACTGACATTTAATTACATGTCAACTATTCTCTCACTTCATCCTTTTTCCTATTTAGTATTATAATtgaaagctataaaaaaaaaggttaatgaaatgatttttatacgaccgcaaattttgaaaaaattttcgtcgtatattgctatcacgttggcgtcggcgtcgtcgtcgtcgtcgtcgtcgtcgtcgtcgtcgtcgtcgtcgtcgtcgtcgtccgctgtccgaatacttttagttttcgcactctaactttagtaaaagtgaatagaaatctatgaaattttaacacaaggtttatgaccataaaaggaaggttggtattgattttgggagttttggtcccaacattttaggaataaggggccaaaaagggcccaaataagcattttcttggttttcgcaccataactttagtttaagttaatagaaatctatgaaattttgacacaaggtttatgaccacaaaagaaagattgggattgattttgggagttttggtttcaatagtttaggaataaggggccaataaagggcccaaataagcatttttcttggtttttgcacaataaccttaggttaagtaatgGAAAtctaatgaaatttaaacacaatgtttatgaccacaaaaggaaggttggtattgattttgggagtttaggacccaacagattaggaattaggggccaaaaagggacccaaataagcatttttcttgggtttttcgcactataatgttagtataagtaaatacaaatctatgaaatttaaacacaaggcttaatgacataaaaggaaggttggtattgattttgggagttttggtcccaacagtttaggaaaaaggggcccaaagggtccaaaattaaactttgtttgatttcatcaaaattgaataattggggttctttgatatgccgaatctaactgtatatgtagattctcaacttttggtcccgttttcaaattggtctacattaaggtccaaaggtccaaaattaaacttagtttgattttgacaaaaaaatgaattggttgggttctttgatatgttgaatctaaaaatgtacttagattcttgattattgaagtttttttggtccagttttcaaattggtctacattaaggtccaaagggtccaaaattaaactttgtttgatttcatcaaaaattgaatccttggggttctttgatatgccaaatctaactgtggtatgtagattcttcattttggtcctgttttcaaatttcaaattctacattaaagtccaaagggtccaaaattaaactaagtttgattttaacaaaaattgaattcttgggcctctttgatatgctgaatctaaacatgttacttagatttttgattatgggcccagttttcaagttggtccaaaatcaggatctaaaattattattattaagtattgtgcaatagcaagtcttttcaattgcacagtattgtgcaatggcaagaaatatctaattgcacaatattgtgaaatagcaaatttttttttaattagagttatctttctttgtccagaatagtaagcaagaaatatcctatttgtgcaatagcaagaattttttttaattggagttatctttctttgtccagaatcaacttaaatctttgttatatacaatatacaatgtatatacactttttactaccaactgataaatttaaataatctttaccattcagtgataacaagcagtttttttacatcttaatattttatgatgtatttaaatgagtagttattgttgcaaactccattagaaatttgaattgatatcagttttgaaaaagggaaacggggatgtgaaaaaaagggggggggggggtttaaatttttctcatttcagatttcataaataaaaagaaaatttcttcaaacatttttttgagaggattaatattcaacagcatagtgatttgctcaaaggcaaaaaaaaaccttttaagttcattagaccacattcattctgtgtcagaaacctatgctgtgtcaactatttaattttagatttaaaaagtttgaagaagaaatctttaattgatttttaaaatcttggcatttgttttgcgtaaaaaaaagaccatgtaatgtcaaaaatttgatcacaatccaaattcagagctgtatcatgcttgaatgttttgtccatacttgcccccaactgttcaggggttcgacctctgcggtcgttataaagctgcgccctgcggagcacctggttaaaaaattatatacaaaaagtatttttagattGGAAAATTATTACATTCTTTCAAAATCTCATAATTAAGAATGGCAACTTGATATTTACAATAAATTGTATTTATAGTCAGTTTAAACATATAGATATTAATATATACATGGTTATTAAATAATAgttatgatacaaaaaaaaatgaataaaataaaataaggtagataaatttcatacattttatatttgtataatcttcatttattatttaaatttataaaaaaaaaaattgaataaattcaattaaaatatatgtCGTTATTTTCTATTAATTATACTCCACTTACAGGtggtattttgtttgttttaattatgtTTCTTTGGTATGAAAAACCAACACTGTCAGAACAAATGttgaatatattttgataaataaagttGTGCAGGATTCTTAAATAAAATCAGATTATTATATATCTCtgattaaatttaacaaatctcACACTTTACATCATTTTTGTGATTGTCATTTAATGACAGGAAACACAAGAAATGTGTATTGTAGTCATCAACCTACTGGCACACTTCAAAGGGTAATCATAGCAATAAAAATCATGGTGTTGGGAGAAACTACACCAAGGTGATAAACAATTAAGGAGTTTAAGGAGGAATTACTCCAAGTTTCTCCCAATTTCCCAAGATTTGGAGAGTGTTGCTGGAGTTTTCCTGGTGTGACACCAAGTTTTTTACACAGTGTAGGGAGTATGAGATTTACATCCTCTCTGTGTGTACTGTATGTACAAAACCATtcacaacaaaaataaattagcaaaaattgtaaattatgaaaaaaatagttaAGCAATTTGTACCATGACTTAAAACCTAGCTAgacacaaaacaatatttttccaGCAACCTTGAATTAAATTTATCATTCTAAGCTTTTAAGACAAACACACTGATTTATATATAAGCAATAGAAGCATGGCTTCTGGATAACCTACAAATCACCTGCACGATGGCCAAAACACATCTTGatgaggccaaataaaaaagatttGTGTTTCCTATTACGGTACCCACCCTATTTTTTAGCTCAAAAGCAGCCTACCCTGaagttttttttggtcattttcaACAAGCACTGTTTACAGTCACAATGTTTCCTCCCATAGacccaatgtaaaaaaaaaaaggataaagtaaaaaaaaaatacctacctATCTgccctatttttttcaaaggtgtGTAATAGGAAAAACACATATTTTGTATGTCctaaagaatttcaaaataatattaatgctatattttttatttcaggtgAGAAAGGAAAATGAATGGTAGTGAAGAGAAATAGAGAAATCCCCTCAAAATCACAAATAAACACAGAGACTGTAGAGAAATTCCACTGTATTTTCATTTATCTGAGGAGTATATCAAATCTTATCACTTACTTGAGTGAAGTTTTGAAGTTTTTCTCACATGATAATGTTGAGTTTAGTTTGAAATGGTTCCTTCCTTTGAACCTTTACTTCTATAGTTTTGCCTTTTATAATGCTCAACTTAAAAagtgaattttattatttttcttttgtttaaatttatatgtttgtATCAACATGGTTTTCCTATGTAGTTatgcatttagaaaaaaagttttttagatttaattgacatgaattttgagtaaaataaaTCTTGcagaaagtttttaaaatgttgattttaaaacatatttctgTACAAGATATTTCATAGTTAAAATCAGTTAAGGTACAAAATGtatcacaattttaaaatatgGCATACCATGAAGctaaaattatttgtcttttttgaaaataaattagcaTATTCAGAAAgaatatttggttgatattgttAATGACAATGAAAATTGTTTTGGACATTAGAAAACCTTACAAGGGTTAAATCTGTGAATTATTGTACACTCTGATACAAActtatcttttaaattttttaaaataccatCAGTCTCTGGATTCAATGTGTGACCTCCACTCAAATATACCAAACTTCTACAAATGTCAGAGGGATATGATATCAACAGAAAGTAAGACTGTTTTGGTGTAATTCTGCATAATGTAATTGCCAAGGATATTGTTAGAATAATATttcatttgtgaaataaagagtaaattttatttgcagaatttataaaaattgcaaagttttgactagatttaaaagaaaaaaatattcaaatatttaaaaaaataagacctATGTTATAACAGAAAAACTTTCTACCTCCAACCTTGTCATGGAGATTGGTAAATTTTATTGGAGAAGCTAAAAGGAGGATTAATTTGTTCTGTTGTGATATCAAAGTTTAAGGTTTGATTCagtaatttcatattttatttacatgtatgtgtgtATTTTAGTTATACTAccaaaacattttgtaaacaattcaaaactttcattaatttataattaaaatatttattaatgtttGCTTTGTTTTGTGATTAAACCAAAAGAGTCCATCAGAAAACAGCTGGTCTCCTGAATTCAGAGTTTAATTAGCTCATCTGCCATGGAGCCTGAAAGGTCACTTTTGAGCCATTGCCATTACTTGATGTGCATCAACTAATTATCTTATAttaatcaacaacaacaaaaaaatacctTTTGGACTTCTTTCCTAGTTCAAAAATCTGATATTCCATcaaaccaaaatggctgccatttctgtaaatatatattagctataaagttaaaaaaaaaaaaggttcaatgAAAATTATGGCAGCCACTGCTAACTCTGGTGTGGTTGGATATTGCAGATCAATGTGAATATTACTGATAATCATTTGACAGTTAAATTTAGAAACATAGTTACAAACCCAGCACATTTTTTCATCATGACATCTCTATAACTTAATGTTGGAtacaaatgggggggggggggggggggggtgggggggggggttggaaacCAAGAAATTGCAGAATTTTATGACAATACAACCACCAAAAACCCACATCAATAAAGAAATAGTACAGAGAACATATGACCCAGATAATATAGGCTTggatgtttatattttaaaagctgATAATAACATCTTGG
This region of Mytilus edulis unplaced genomic scaffold, xbMytEdul2.2 SCAFFOLD_1761, whole genome shotgun sequence genomic DNA includes:
- the LOC139505635 gene encoding S-phase kinase-associated protein 1-like; translation: MCIFIDLGVDEDDEEPVPLPNVNAGILKKVIQWCTYHKDDPPPQEDDENKEKRTDDICSWDAEFLKVDQGTLFELILAANYLDIKGLLDVTCKTVANMIKGKSPEEIRKTFNIKNDFTPAEEEQVRKENEW